Proteins from one Pagrus major chromosome 1, Pma_NU_1.0 genomic window:
- the LOC141003751 gene encoding uncharacterized protein — MFHMVDRTCIAVEVETEHLPPTPCIVVCGESPLSATAFMVAADQEVMMDNLKSFTDALVGMFMCFYIFNMHYPVELGPKIGVQKGCSEMSVRRFCAHHNISRRGHVSDTQLEVTISRAINQTGSTYGRKMMTGYLSAIGVVAGERRVGKILRATHRPYHEMRKRGARNLNPVPYSAEYMGHKVHIDQNEKLVMFGVTHVLAIDGYSSKVVAHATMPVKNNLTIYEDVYRSAVLEYGMWDQVRVDHGREFYLSLYMQEMLSNHRHNLQRQPYLQTQSTKNHTVERMWVEINNRVNYPLKEALMQLQDQEVLNMDDNITRYCTSNLTAELCKIGITRAVLAWNAHRIPGKGTPNHLAAGGCPKKLDDDLLPHASQAADMYQQDVGSSLTRVSCFGTDPFSNEEDKISAEQRFAEGYPDISVLLDYVVNYNFAPFQDALLYLINITQQYA, encoded by the exons ATGTTCCACATGGTCGACAGAACATGCATCGCTGTGGAGGTTGAGACAGAACACCTGCCACCCACACCATGCATTGTTGTATGTG gagAGAGTCCATTGTCTGCAACAGCTTTCATGGTGGCAGCAGACCAGGAGGTGATGATGGATAACTTGAAGAGCTTCACCGACGCACTGGTTGgcatgttcatgtgtttctaCATCTTCAATATGCACTACCCAGTGGAACTCGGGCCAAAG ATAGGTGTGCAGAAAGGATGTTCTGAAATGAGTGTCAGGAGATTTTGTGCACATCACAACATTTCCAGGAGGGGACATGTATCGGACACACAATTGGAGGTTACGATCAGCAGGGCAATAAATCAG ACAGGGTCAACATATGGCCGAAAGATGATGACCGGGTACCTGTCTGCAATCGGAGTGGTTGCTGGTGAACGCCGGGTGGGGAAGATTTTGAGAGCAACTCATCGTCCCTATCACGAAATGCGCAAACGT GGCGCACGTAACCTTAACCCCGTCCCCTACAGTGCAGAATACATGGGACACAAAGTCCACATCGACCAGAACGAAAAATTGGTCATGTTCGGAGTAACACACGTTCTCGCAATAGATGGGTACAGCAGTAAGGTCGTTGCCCACGCAACCATGCCTGTCAAAAATAACCTCACAATCTATGAAGATGTTTACAG ATCAGCAGTTCTTGAATATGGGATGTGGGACCAGGTCAGGGTGGACCATGGCCGAGAATTTTACTTGTCCCTCTACATGCAGGAGATGCTGTCTAACCACAGACACAACTTGCAAAGGCAACCATATCTCCAAACACAGTCAACAAAG AATCATACGGTAGAGCGAATGTGGGTAGAGATCAACAACCGGGTAAATTACCCATTGAAGGAGGCCCTCATGCAGCTGCAGGATCAGGAAGTCCTCAACATGGATGACAACATCACCAGATACTGTACATCTAACCTTACTGCTGAGCTGTGCAAGATTGGCATAACAAGAGCTGTACTTGCATGGAATGCACATAGAATCCCAG GCAAAGGAACACCCAATCATTTGGCAGCAGGAGGATGTCCAAAAAAACTAGATGATGATTTGTTGCCACATGCCTCCCAAGCAGCAGACATGTACCAGCAGGATGTTGGCTCTTCACTTACTAGAGTCTCCTGTTTTGGAACTGACCCCTTCTCAAATGAGGAGGACAAAATATCAGCAGAACAACGATTTGCTGAGGGGTACCCtgacatttcagttttattagACTATGTGGTAAACTATAATTTTGCACCTTTTCAGGATGCATTGCTGTATCTGATAAACATTACACAACAATAtgcatga
- the LOC141005055 gene encoding uncharacterized protein, whose protein sequence is MSNTFQRSVFIAELSQGKLKPTRMVVLRLFEFEATTTGILAKIHDALQSDDPLILTDAQGNEIVDSEGTRGSKYWKQNAKKFLAVPEQIFHEFQHGTKGKKLSLKDVDSTSLQEVHDKIEEVVLAAQGLSEVTTVMKDLSAHASSTSGAMLVLTNTMITHMKEAFGCIVCKGLMEEPVIAVCCKSFVGCKSCVDQWMLTSNQCLKCRADEFSFNAHRLTSLDNVLSILGGVIKMD, encoded by the exons ATGAGTAACACCTTCCAAAG GTCTGTTTTCATTGCTGAGCTCAGCCAGGGGAAACTGAAGCCTACTCGTATGGTTGTACTCAGACTGTTTGAGTTTGAAGCAACAACCACAGGTATCCTTGCAAAAATACATGATGCCCTGCAGAGTGATGACCCGCTCATCCTGACTGATGCCCAGGGAAATGAGATCGTGGACTCCGAAGGGACAAGAG GCTCCAAGTATTGgaagcaaaatgcaaaaaagtttCTTGCTGTCCCAGAGCAGATCTTCCATGAGTTCCAGCATGGAACAAAGGGAAagaaactgag TCTTAAAGATGTGGACTCCACAAGTCTTCAGGAGGTCCATGATAAAATAGAAGAAGTGGTCTTGGCTGCTCAAGGACTGAGTGAAGTCACCACAGTAATGAAGGACCTGTCAGCACATGCCAGCAGCACCAGCGGCGCTATGCTGGTTCTGACCAACACCATGATAACACACATGAAGGAGGCCTTTGGTTGTATTGTGTGCAAAG GACTAATGGAAGAACCTGTGATTGCCGTATGCTGCAAAAGCTTTGTTGGCTGCAAAAGCTGCGTTGACCAGTGGATGCTGACATCCAACCAGTGCCTCAAATGCAGGGCAGATGAGTTCTCTTTCAATGCACACAGGCTGACCAGTCTTGACAATGTTCTCTCCATACTGGGTGGTGTAATTAAGATGGATTAA
- the LOC141003835 gene encoding uncharacterized protein → MPGSAIGCHKELDEKLEAIAHSRVESGGRRGFSARNVRRFCAENGVNLMGLPEEHLELEVAKAIAETGPTFGRRMMKGYLAIKGVHAAEKHIGSVLRTMHQPYHEARRQGARNLNPIPYQADYMGQKIHMDQNEKLAMYGVTHVVAIDGFSKKVVGHSTMPIKNNLVIYEDVFRPAVVANGMWDQVRVDHGKEFYLTLFMQELLSSHRYDQERRPYLQTPSTRNHTVEQIWPEVNNRVNYPLKTALLQLVDQEELDMDDSLVRYCVSCLTGQLCQIGLTRVVESWNAHRIPGKGTPNNLAGSGCPKKIPQELLPHSVEAADLYRQQLGSSLTPQSTFGVDPFSTEQDKVLAENQFADTYSDISELFSQAVNNDFTPYKEALLFLINTTRRNV, encoded by the exons ATGCCGGGCAGCGCCATCGGTTGCCACAAGGAGCTGGACGAGAAGTTGGAGGCTATCGCCCATAGCAGAG TAGAAAGCGGGGGCAGGAGAGGATTTTCAGCTCGAAATGTGAGAAGATTCTGTGCTGAAAACGGCGTAAATTTGATGGGATTGCCCGAGGAACATCTGGAGTTGGAGGTGGCAAAAGCCATAGCCGAG aCGGGACCAACTTTTGGCAGAAGAATGATGAAGGGGTATCTCGCCATTAAAGGGGTTCATGCTGCTGAGAAACATATAGGATCAGTGCTCAGAACTATGCACCAACCTTACCATGAAGCAAGACGCCAG GGTGCCCGCAATCTCAACCCCATACCATACCAAGCAGACTACATGGGACAGAAGATTCATATGGACCAGAATGAAAAGTTAGCGATGTATGGGGTCACACATGTTGTAGCCATTGATGGCTTCAGCAAAAAGGTTGTTGGTCATTCCACAATGCCCATAAAAAACAACCTAGTCATCTATGAAGATGTTTTCAG GCCTGCAGTAGTTGCTAATGGGATGTGGGACCAGGTGCGCGTGGATCATGGAAAGGAATTCTATTTGACACTCTTCATGCAGGAGCTGCTGTCATCTCATCGCTATGATCAGGAGAGAAGACCTTACCTACAAACTCCATCCACAAGG AATCACACAGTTGAACAAATCTGGCCTGAGGTCAATAATCGTGTCAACTACCCCCTGAAGACAGCCCTTCTGCAGTTGGTAGATCAGGAAGAACTGGACATGGATGACAGCCTTGTCAGATACTGTGTGTCCTGCCTGACTGGTCAGCTGTGCCAGATTGGTCTTACAAGAGTGGTGGAGTCTTGGAATGCTCATCGAATTCCAG GTAAAGGTACACCAAATAACTTGGCTGGCAGTGGGTGTCCCAAAAAAATCCCACAGGAGCTGTTGCCTCATTCAGTTGAAGCAGCAGACCTCTACAGACAACAGCTGGGGTCCTCACTGACACCACAATCTACCTTTGGAGTAGATCCATTTTCCACAGAACAAGACAAAGTACTGGCTGAGAATCAGTTTGCAGACACatattctgacatttctgaATTGTTCTCTCAAGCAGTCAACAATGATTTCACACCATACAAAGAAGCACTTCTCTTTCTTATAAACACAACTCGGCGCAATGTGTAA